The genomic DNA CACCACGACCTCGATATTGGAAAAGCGCAGCACCTTGGCGCGTTCGACGTCGTTGTGGATCTTGACCCGCTGCTGCGTCAGGCCGGAATGCAGATAGATCGCATGCGGCATGACCGTCGCCCCGATGATTCCGACAGAGATCGTCAGCGCCGCAAGATCCGGCATCTGCGGCAACACGGCCCCCCGCGCCGCCTCGCCCCAGGCAATCGGCGCGATCAGAAGCTCGGCCAGATAGCACAGGCCGATCACGCCCACGAGCGTGCCCACCAGCAGTTCCATCGGGCGAAAGCCGCGGTTTTCCACCAGCAGCAGCGCATAGGTCACGATGGCCGTAATCCCCATGCCGACCATCAGCGGCAGGTTGAACAGCAAGGCCAGCCCGATGGCCCCGCCCAGAAACTCTGCCAGATCGGTTGCCATGGCCGCGATTTCCGACACGATCCACATGAACAGGACCGTCGGGCGCGAGAACCCGTCGCGGCAATGCTCTGCCAGGTTCTTGCCCGTGACGATCCCCAGCCGCGCCGACAGCGCCTGGAACAGCATCGCCACAAGGTTCGCCATGACCACAACCCACAGCAGGGCATAGCCATAGCCCGCCCCTGCCTGAATGTTCGTCGCATAGTTGCCGGGGTCCATATAGGCGACCGAGGCGATCACCGCAGGCCCCGCGAACACCAGCCACGACCGCGGCCCTTTCAGACGCCCCGCCAGCACGTCGGCCATGCGCTGCGACGTGCGGTCAGTCAGGGAAGAACTGGGCGTGGACATGTCGGTGGCGCACCTTGGAATGAGAATGGTTCGCAGCACCATATGCGCCGCGTTCCCGCCCCCGTCCAGTGCGCAGATGGAATGGCTGTCAGTCGCCCAGATCGGCGAACAGGTTATCACCGTCAAGAAAGTCGTACCGCGTCTCGTCGGTCTCGCCCTTGTTGATGTCGTGGACCTCGACCCGGCCATCGGCGTAACCGGTCACCACGATATCGCAGATATCGATGAACAATCCGTTTTCCACCACGCCGGGGATCTGGTTCAGCACCAGAGCCAACTGCCGCGCATTGCCGATGCGGTTCAGGTGCAGGTCCAGAATATGATTGCCCTCGTCCGTGACGAAAGGCGTCTGGCCGTTCATCCGCAGGGTCGAGGTCGATCCCATCACGTCAAGGCCGATCAGCGCCTCTTCGACCAGCACCTTGGAGGTTTGCCAGCCGAAGGGGATCACCTCGATCGGCAGCGGGAAGGCGCCCAGCGTCTCGACCTTCTTGGACACGTCGGCAATCACGATCATGCGGTCGCTGGCCGTCGCCACGATCTTTTCCTGCAACAGCGCACCGCCGCCACCCTTGATCAGGTTCAGCGCGCCGTCGAATTCATCCGCACCGTCGATGGTCAGATCCAGCCACTTCGCCTCGTCCAACGAAATCACCTCGATGCCCACGTCGCGCGCCAGTTCGGCGGTCCGGGTCGAGGTCGGCACGCCCTTGATCCGCAACCCGTCATCGCGCACCATTTCGCCCAGGCACCGGACCAGCCAGGCGGCGGTGGACCCGGTGCCAAGGCCAAGTTTCATGCCGGATTCGACGTAATCGCAGGCGCGGCGCGCGGCGACGAACTTGGCCTTGTCGATGGGGGACAGATCGGCGGGCATGGGCTGGCTCCTTTACATGACGCGGGCGTTATAGGTCCTGCGCCGGATGCAGGCGAGGGGGAAATGTCGTCTCCCCTCAGACCACCGCAACCTGTGGAGCGGAACCCGCAGCGCATCCGCAGCGTTCTGTCTTTACCGCCCAAGAGGTCATTTCCATGTTACAACAGGTTTCCCCACAGGACCGCACGCTTTCGGGCACGCGGTCCACCACCGTTCTCAAGGGCATCGGTACGGCACTGCCCGCCCATGTGCTGACGCAGGAAGACGTCCTGACTCAGGCCCGTGCCCTGCTTGCGCCGAAATATCCCTTTTTCGAAAAGCTGGTGCCCGCCTTTCAGAATGCCGGGGTCGAGCGTCGCTATAGCGTGATGCCGCTGGAGTGGTTTGCCGCCGATCACGGCTGGGCGGAACGCGGCGCGGCCTACATGAAAGGCGCCACGGCGCTGTTCATCGCCGCCGCCACGGATGCGCTGAACGCTGCTGGCCTCACCGCGGATCAGGTCGATACCATTGTCACGATCTCGTCCACCGGTATCGCCACCCCGACACTCGAAGCGCAGGCGCACCGCGCCATGGGTTTCCGCCGTGACGTGCGGCGGGTGCCGGTCTTCGGTCTGGGCTGTGCCGGCGGCACCTCGGGCCTGTCGATTGCGCGCCGTCTGGCCGCCGCCGATCCCGGCAGCATCGTCCTGATGGTCGCGGTCGAGGCCTGCTCTTTGTCGTTCCGGGCGGACCGCCTGCAAAAGGCTGACGTGATCGCAACGGTCCTGTTCGGTGACGGGGCGGCCGCTGCCGTCATTGGTGGCGGGACGGGCGAAGGCGGAGAGGTGATCCTGCACGAGGGTCACGAACACCTGTTCCCGGACACCCTGCCCATCATGGGCTGGGACGTCGACGATACGGGCCTTGGCGTGATCTTCGACCGGTCCATTCCAAGTTTCGTGACGGATGAATTCCGCCCCGCCGTCACGTCGATGCTGGCCGAGGCCGGATTGCAGCTGGGTCAGATCGACCGGTTCGTCTGTCATCCCGGCGGCGCCAAGGTCGT from Loktanella sp. M215 includes the following:
- the rpiA gene encoding ribose-5-phosphate isomerase RpiA; translated protein: MPADLSPIDKAKFVAARRACDYVESGMKLGLGTGSTAAWLVRCLGEMVRDDGLRIKGVPTSTRTAELARDVGIEVISLDEAKWLDLTIDGADEFDGALNLIKGGGGALLQEKIVATASDRMIVIADVSKKVETLGAFPLPIEVIPFGWQTSKVLVEEALIGLDVMGSTSTLRMNGQTPFVTDEGNHILDLHLNRIGNARQLALVLNQIPGVVENGLFIDICDIVVTGYADGRVEVHDINKGETDETRYDFLDGDNLFADLGD
- a CDS encoding Nramp family divalent metal transporter gives rise to the protein MSTPSSSLTDRTSQRMADVLAGRLKGPRSWLVFAGPAVIASVAYMDPGNYATNIQAGAGYGYALLWVVVMANLVAMLFQALSARLGIVTGKNLAEHCRDGFSRPTVLFMWIVSEIAAMATDLAEFLGGAIGLALLFNLPLMVGMGITAIVTYALLLVENRGFRPMELLVGTLVGVIGLCYLAELLIAPIAWGEAARGAVLPQMPDLAALTISVGIIGATVMPHAIYLHSGLTQQRVKIHNDVERAKVLRFSNIEVVVALAVAGMINIAMVMMAASAFHAGNPEVAEIETAYHTLTPLLGGAAAAAFLISLIASGVSSSVVGTMAGQMIMQGFIRMNIPLLVRRIVTMAPAFIVVAMGVNVTSALVASQVVLSIALPIPMIALIIFTSRRSVMGDFVTGPVLRTLAIAASAVVLTLNFVLLADVAGLPIPFLKG
- a CDS encoding type III polyketide synthase, whose amino-acid sequence is MLQQVSPQDRTLSGTRSTTVLKGIGTALPAHVLTQEDVLTQARALLAPKYPFFEKLVPAFQNAGVERRYSVMPLEWFAADHGWAERGAAYMKGATALFIAAATDALNAAGLTADQVDTIVTISSTGIATPTLEAQAHRAMGFRRDVRRVPVFGLGCAGGTSGLSIARRLAAADPGSIVLMVAVEACSLSFRADRLQKADVIATVLFGDGAAAAVIGGGTGEGGEVILHEGHEHLFPDTLPIMGWDVDDTGLGVIFDRSIPSFVTDEFRPAVTSMLAEAGLQLGQIDRFVCHPGGAKVVEAIEATMDLTPGALDAERSVLRDFGNMSAPTALFVLQRVLAAGQTGKLALCALGPGFTASLLPMTVTA